Proteins encoded within one genomic window of Ottowia sp. SB7-C50:
- a CDS encoding L,D-transpeptidase, protein MPPSFRALTAALLLSWSSWAAQAATLDAAATAVDSPAPLAGFAGATEDAAERIRRLAADVRRSGDAGGRAFAIIDKPGATLWVFDAQGRAVAQSPVLVGQAQGDVAPPDIGNRPLSKVRLHEKVTMAGRYLTEPGRNHQGEDIVWLDYDSALSMHRVRNVPGEGRPRRLQTPGVQDNRISFGCVNIPPSFYDRVIDPMFSRSQGVVYVLPETRSVASVFPFATDADTPALARAPSTPAR, encoded by the coding sequence GTGCCCCCTTCCTTCCGTGCGTTGACGGCGGCGTTGCTGCTGTCGTGGTCGTCGTGGGCCGCACAGGCCGCCACGCTCGACGCGGCGGCCACCGCGGTCGATTCACCGGCGCCGCTGGCGGGCTTCGCCGGTGCGACGGAGGACGCGGCCGAGCGCATCCGCCGCCTGGCGGCCGATGTGCGGCGTTCGGGCGATGCCGGGGGGCGGGCCTTCGCCATCATCGACAAGCCGGGCGCCACACTGTGGGTGTTCGACGCCCAGGGTCGTGCCGTGGCACAAAGCCCGGTGCTGGTCGGTCAGGCGCAGGGCGACGTGGCGCCACCCGACATCGGCAATCGCCCGCTGTCCAAGGTGCGCCTGCACGAAAAAGTCACCATGGCCGGCCGCTACCTGACCGAGCCGGGCCGCAACCACCAGGGCGAAGACATTGTCTGGCTCGACTACGACTCGGCCCTGTCGATGCACCGCGTGCGCAACGTGCCGGGCGAAGGCCGCCCGCGCCGCCTGCAGACGCCCGGCGTGCAGGACAACCGCATCTCGTTCGGCTGCGTCAACATTCCGCCCAGTTTTTACGACCGCGTGATCGACCCGATGTTCTCGCGCTCGCAGGGCGTGGTCTATGTGCTGCCCGAAACGCGCTCGGTCGCCAGCGTGTTCCCGTTTGCCACCGACGCCGACACGCCGGCGCTGGCCCGCGCGCCGTCGACGCCTGCGCGCTGA
- the serB gene encoding phosphoserine phosphatase SerB — MDTSSSSPHVREISPGLSVRGLALPLSLRDYKLIAFDMDSTLINIECVDEIADAAGRKAEVAAITEAAMRGEITDYKESLRRRVAMLEGVREEQLAQVYRARLRLNPGAAELVLACKAAGLKVLLISGGFTYFADRLRDRLALDFARSNKLDIVDGQLTGRILPQSWGDICDGDMKRQTVLRVCSLLGCDPAQAIAMGDGANDLEMMGAVGLSVAYRAKPRVREQAKVAIDMGGLDRLLEVFSEADR; from the coding sequence ATGGACACCTCATCCTCTTCCCCGCACGTGCGGGAAATCAGCCCCGGCCTGAGCGTGCGCGGCCTCGCGCTGCCGCTGTCCCTGCGTGACTACAAGCTGATCGCGTTCGACATGGATTCGACGCTGATCAACATCGAATGCGTGGACGAAATCGCCGACGCCGCCGGGCGCAAGGCCGAGGTCGCCGCCATCACCGAAGCCGCCATGCGCGGCGAAATCACCGATTACAAGGAAAGCCTGCGCCGCCGCGTGGCCATGCTGGAAGGGGTGCGCGAAGAACAGCTGGCGCAGGTCTACCGCGCGCGGCTGCGCCTGAACCCTGGCGCGGCCGAACTGGTGCTGGCCTGCAAGGCCGCGGGGCTGAAGGTCCTGCTGATCTCGGGCGGCTTCACCTACTTCGCCGACCGCCTGCGCGACCGCCTGGCACTGGACTTCGCCCGCAGCAACAAGCTGGACATCGTCGATGGGCAACTCACCGGCCGCATCCTGCCGCAAAGCTGGGGCGACATCTGCGACGGCGACATGAAGCGCCAGACCGTGCTTCGCGTGTGCAGCCTGCTCGGCTGCGACCCGGCCCAGGCCATTGCCATGGGAGACGGCGCCAACGACCTGGAAATGATGGGCGCCGTCGGCCTGTCTGTCGCCTACCGCGCCAAGCCCCGCGTGCGCGAGCAGGCCAAAGTGGCGATCGACATGGGCGGGCTGGATCGGCTGCTGGAAGTGTTCAGCGAAGCCGATCGCTGA
- a CDS encoding TrpB-like pyridoxal phosphate-dependent enzyme: MSTQTKYLLQESQMPKFWYNIQADLPKPMPPVLHPGTLQPIGPDDLAPLFPMSLIQQEVTTEREVEIPEPVREVFRLWRPAPLFRAHRLEKALGTPARIFYKYEGVSPAGSHKPNSAIPQAFYNAQAGIKRLTTETGAGQWGSSLAMAGQLFGLDVTIYQVRVSYDQKPYRRALMETYGARCVASPSNETEYGRRVLAENPDHPGSLGIAISEAVEIAAQRDDTKYALGSVLNHVLLHQTIIGLEAMEQMHMADAWPDVIVGCTGGGSNFAGIAFPFIGYGLRGGAKPRIVAVEPAACPSLTRGKYAYDFGDTGHMTPLTKMHTLGSTFTPPGFHAGGLRYHGMAPLVSHCKELGLLEATAYTQNQCFEAGVTFARAEGIVPAPEANHAVRGAIEEALRCKREGKAETILFNLSGHGHFDMGSYQKYFAGELTDQSYDEKELAQALSGLPAVPA; encoded by the coding sequence ATGAGCACCCAAACCAAGTACCTGCTGCAAGAAAGCCAGATGCCCAAGTTCTGGTACAACATCCAGGCCGACTTGCCCAAGCCGATGCCGCCGGTGCTGCACCCGGGCACCCTGCAGCCCATCGGCCCGGACGACCTGGCGCCGCTGTTTCCGATGTCGCTGATTCAGCAAGAGGTGACGACCGAGCGCGAGGTCGAAATCCCCGAACCCGTGCGCGAAGTGTTCCGCCTGTGGCGCCCGGCGCCGCTGTTTCGCGCGCACCGTCTTGAAAAAGCCCTGGGCACGCCGGCGCGCATCTTCTACAAATACGAAGGCGTCAGCCCCGCCGGCAGCCACAAGCCCAACTCGGCCATTCCGCAGGCCTTCTACAACGCGCAGGCCGGCATCAAGCGGCTGACCACCGAGACCGGCGCCGGCCAGTGGGGCAGCTCGCTCGCCATGGCCGGGCAACTGTTCGGCCTGGACGTGACGATCTACCAGGTGCGCGTCAGCTATGACCAGAAGCCCTACCGTCGCGCGCTGATGGAAACGTACGGCGCGCGCTGCGTGGCATCGCCCAGCAACGAGACCGAATACGGCCGCCGCGTGCTGGCCGAGAACCCCGACCACCCGGGCAGCCTGGGCATCGCCATCAGCGAAGCGGTGGAGATCGCGGCGCAGCGCGACGACACCAAGTACGCGCTGGGCAGCGTGCTCAACCACGTGCTGCTGCATCAGACCATCATCGGACTGGAAGCGATGGAGCAGATGCACATGGCCGACGCCTGGCCCGACGTCATCGTAGGCTGCACCGGCGGCGGCAGCAACTTCGCGGGCATCGCGTTCCCGTTCATCGGCTATGGCCTGCGCGGCGGCGCCAAGCCGCGCATCGTGGCCGTCGAGCCGGCGGCGTGCCCAAGCCTCACGCGCGGCAAATACGCCTACGACTTCGGCGACACCGGCCACATGACCCCGCTGACCAAGATGCACACGCTGGGCAGCACGTTCACCCCGCCGGGCTTTCACGCCGGTGGCCTTCGCTACCACGGCATGGCGCCCTTGGTCAGCCACTGCAAGGAACTGGGCCTGCTCGAAGCCACCGCCTACACGCAGAACCAATGCTTTGAAGCCGGCGTCACCTTTGCCCGCGCCGAAGGCATCGTGCCCGCGCCTGAAGCCAACCACGCCGTGCGCGGCGCCATCGAGGAAGCCCTGCGCTGCAAGCGCGAAGGCAAGGCCGAGACCATCCTGTTCAACCTGAGCGGCCACGGCCACTTCGACATGGGCAGCTACCAGAAGTACTTTGCCGGCGAACTGACCGACCAGAGCTACGACGAGAAGGAACTGGCCCAGGCGCTGTCGGGCTTGCCGGCGGTACCGGCCTGA
- a CDS encoding redoxin domain-containing protein, giving the protein MNRAQAPAWGRWRSHLVTLAMVLAVLAGAHLWQTRHVPSGPAPDFEALAVSAQDGAVLSLAQWRAAHPGRPVALHFWADWCTICRLEQSSITAVAADWPVLTVAMQSGDVAAVRRVLAQRGLAWPTVIDPDGALAARYGLGAVPALVVIDAGGRIRASSVGYTSETGMRLRLWWAGL; this is encoded by the coding sequence ATGAATCGAGCGCAAGCGCCCGCGTGGGGCCGATGGCGCTCGCACCTCGTCACGCTGGCGATGGTGCTGGCGGTGCTGGCCGGCGCGCACCTGTGGCAGACGCGCCATGTGCCCAGTGGGCCGGCGCCCGACTTCGAGGCACTGGCCGTGAGCGCACAGGACGGCGCCGTGCTGAGCCTGGCGCAGTGGCGCGCCGCGCACCCCGGCCGGCCCGTGGCGCTGCATTTCTGGGCCGACTGGTGCACGATCTGCCGACTGGAGCAATCCAGCATCACGGCCGTCGCCGCCGACTGGCCGGTGCTGACCGTGGCCATGCAATCGGGCGACGTGGCCGCCGTGCGCCGCGTGCTGGCGCAGCGCGGCCTGGCCTGGCCCACCGTGATCGACCCCGACGGCGCGCTGGCCGCGCGCTACGGCCTGGGTGCCGTGCCGGCGTTGGTCGTCATCGACGCTGGAGGCCGCATTCGTGCCAGTAGCGTCGGTTACACCAGCGAAACGGGCATGCGGCTGAGGTTGTGGTGGGCTGGGCTTTAG
- a CDS encoding IPTL-CTERM sorting domain-containing protein — MAGNVVTALLRAWAKLAVAVAMLLSLSAVQHAHAANCKVLFHGSVGYVSAQALVLDGYDVVATETLTGLSGYLSGPNANLGQYCLIWLHWVNHYTPTAADGDAIKTYLAGGGSVHFSGEYPEGQMSMSAAYTAWMLDIMNTRLLPASGGGSVTYSTSMQGGTWELNPASIASVHAVPFPLGSPQPSQIGFDNGGGLLGNIPARNRVAYQGDLASMSGVTNTAAFDEADMVGGKGRISFFGDVGNLGPSTQTSQNIQLIKNLQNFLSASGPSSCPANLLAVDDSGSVFATGGQAIANVLSNDDMNPGGLHGQVVPQLGTFVTVSEVPGSNTSPAGFVITLDTATGAVNVPANTPPGTYSLDYKICQISHPTNCATAKATVTVKGPPPAAISLTQAVNSHPVGATHQAQATVTDANGKPVPNVDVTLTLASGPNVDNVYLVVKTDSNGVAVFSYPGVGGLGMDVLQATVDSGNGSLPSNTLEVKWTQPRAQEPQAPVAVPTLSGWSLLLLALTAGVTGWRRQRR; from the coding sequence ATGGCTGGAAATGTGGTTACTGCGCTGCTGCGCGCTTGGGCAAAGCTGGCGGTTGCTGTGGCGATGCTCCTGAGCCTTTCCGCGGTTCAGCACGCACACGCGGCCAATTGCAAGGTGCTTTTTCACGGCTCTGTTGGTTACGTATCCGCTCAGGCTTTGGTTCTGGATGGTTACGATGTGGTTGCCACGGAGACCCTGACTGGGCTGTCGGGTTATCTGTCAGGGCCGAATGCCAATCTGGGCCAGTACTGCCTGATCTGGTTGCACTGGGTGAACCACTACACGCCGACGGCTGCGGATGGTGACGCGATCAAGACCTACCTGGCGGGTGGCGGCAGCGTCCATTTCAGCGGCGAATACCCCGAGGGACAGATGTCCATGTCTGCAGCGTACACAGCGTGGATGCTGGACATCATGAACACCCGCTTGCTCCCGGCCTCTGGCGGAGGTTCGGTCACGTATTCGACCTCGATGCAAGGGGGAACTTGGGAGTTGAATCCGGCTTCCATCGCGAGCGTTCATGCGGTGCCTTTTCCGCTTGGCAGCCCACAGCCCAGTCAAATCGGTTTTGACAATGGCGGCGGTTTGTTGGGCAACATTCCTGCGCGCAACCGCGTCGCCTATCAGGGCGATCTCGCCAGTATGTCCGGCGTGACCAATACCGCTGCGTTCGACGAAGCTGACATGGTCGGTGGCAAGGGCCGGATCTCCTTCTTTGGCGACGTGGGCAATCTCGGACCCTCGACGCAGACCTCACAAAACATTCAGCTCATCAAGAATCTGCAAAACTTCCTTTCAGCGTCGGGACCGTCCAGTTGTCCGGCCAACCTGCTGGCCGTGGACGATTCAGGATCGGTGTTTGCGACTGGCGGCCAAGCGATTGCCAACGTATTGAGCAACGACGACATGAATCCGGGAGGGCTGCACGGTCAGGTGGTGCCGCAGCTGGGCACCTTTGTCACGGTAAGCGAGGTACCGGGATCCAACACCTCCCCAGCTGGCTTCGTTATCACCCTGGATACCGCTACGGGAGCAGTCAATGTCCCAGCCAACACGCCGCCCGGGACCTATTCACTGGATTACAAGATCTGCCAGATTTCGCATCCGACCAACTGCGCTACGGCCAAGGCCACGGTGACAGTGAAGGGCCCCCCGCCAGCGGCGATCAGCTTGACACAGGCGGTCAATTCTCACCCGGTGGGCGCAACCCACCAGGCACAGGCCACCGTGACCGATGCCAATGGCAAGCCTGTGCCCAACGTTGATGTAACGCTCACCCTCGCCAGCGGCCCGAACGTTGACAACGTGTATCTGGTGGTCAAGACCGATTCGAACGGCGTGGCCGTGTTCAGCTACCCGGGTGTCGGTGGGTTGGGGATGGACGTGCTGCAGGCTACCGTGGATTCCGGCAATGGGTCGCTTCCTTCCAACACGCTGGAGGTGAAGTGGACGCAGCCGCGTGCCCAGGAACCTCAGGCGCCAGTTGCGGTACCGACGTTGTCAGGTTGGAGCTTGTTGCTGTTGGCACTGACGGCCGGCGTTACCGGTTGGCGTCGCCAACGTCGATAA
- the sbcB gene encoding exodeoxyribonuclease I yields the protein MSTPTFLWHDYETFGANPRRDRPAQFAAIRTDADLNEIGAPVMLYCQPAPDVLPDPVSCLITGITPQECAAKGVPEHEFAARIHALLAEPGTIGVGYNSIRFDDEVTRHLLWRNLREPYGREWQNDCGRWDLLDVVRAAHALRPDGIEWPRGDDGHTTFRLEKLSAANGLAHDAAHDALSDVRATIALARLLRARQPRLFDFCLSLRKKERVAQELGLPTTLREARPFVHISGMFGAARGCLALMAPLAMHPTNKNELLAWDLSADPAELADLKPDAVRERLFTPTADLPEGVTRLAIKGVHLNKSPIVIGGVAMLQKQPDLMKRWGIDLGLAERHFDRLRALPDLSALWPQVYARPAATTPVDVDEDLYGAFVGNADRRRLDGLLKLSPQELATSRTGFDDERLGELLFRYRARNFPDTLSAPEQARWLQHRAARLLHGEGGALTVQGLFDRVDQLAESADDERAQGVLEALYEWGEHMAPEA from the coding sequence ATGAGCACGCCCACCTTCCTCTGGCACGACTACGAAACCTTCGGTGCCAACCCCCGCCGCGACCGCCCGGCGCAGTTCGCCGCCATCCGCACCGATGCCGACCTGAACGAAATCGGCGCGCCGGTGATGCTGTACTGCCAACCGGCGCCCGACGTGCTGCCCGACCCGGTGAGTTGCCTCATTACCGGCATCACGCCGCAGGAATGCGCGGCCAAGGGCGTGCCGGAGCATGAGTTTGCCGCCCGTATCCACGCGCTGCTGGCCGAGCCGGGCACCATCGGCGTGGGCTACAACTCGATCCGCTTCGACGACGAGGTGACGCGCCACCTGCTGTGGCGCAACCTGCGTGAACCCTATGGGCGCGAGTGGCAGAACGACTGCGGCCGCTGGGACTTGCTGGACGTGGTGCGCGCCGCGCACGCGCTGCGGCCCGATGGCATCGAATGGCCACGCGGTGACGACGGGCACACCACCTTCCGGCTTGAAAAGCTGAGCGCCGCCAACGGCCTGGCGCACGACGCAGCGCACGACGCGCTGTCCGACGTGCGCGCCACCATCGCGCTGGCGCGGTTGCTGCGAGCGCGCCAGCCGCGCTTGTTCGACTTCTGCCTGTCGCTACGAAAAAAAGAGCGCGTCGCGCAGGAACTGGGCCTGCCGACCACGTTGCGCGAGGCGCGGCCGTTTGTGCACATCAGCGGCATGTTCGGCGCCGCGCGCGGCTGCCTGGCACTGATGGCGCCGCTGGCCATGCACCCGACCAACAAGAACGAGCTGCTGGCGTGGGACCTGTCGGCCGACCCGGCCGAGCTGGCCGATCTGAAGCCCGACGCCGTGCGCGAGCGCCTGTTCACGCCCACCGCCGACTTGCCCGAAGGCGTCACGCGGCTGGCCATCAAGGGCGTGCACCTGAACAAGTCGCCCATCGTCATCGGCGGCGTGGCCATGCTGCAGAAGCAGCCCGACTTGATGAAGCGCTGGGGCATCGACCTGGGGCTGGCCGAGCGCCACTTCGACCGCCTGCGCGCCTTGCCCGACCTCAGCGCGCTGTGGCCGCAGGTCTATGCGCGCCCGGCCGCGACCACGCCGGTTGACGTGGACGAGGATTTGTACGGCGCCTTCGTCGGCAACGCCGACCGCCGCCGGCTGGACGGGTTGTTGAAGCTCTCTCCGCAGGAGCTGGCCACGTCACGCACCGGCTTCGACGACGAGCGCCTGGGCGAGTTGCTGTTCCGCTACCGGGCGCGCAACTTCCCCGACACGCTGAGCGCCCCCGAGCAGGCGCGCTGGCTGCAGCACCGCGCCGCGCGCCTGCTGCATGGCGAAGGCGGCGCGCTGACGGTGCAAGGGCTGTTCGACCGCGTCGACCAACTGGCCGAAAGCGCCGACGACGAGCGTGCCCAGGGCGTGCTGGAGGCGCTGTACGAGTGGGGCGAGCACATGGCGCCGGAGGCTTGA
- a CDS encoding VOC family protein has protein sequence MFSHIMIGTNDLEKSRSFYDAVLAVLGAKPGVLDRHRVFWRANGGTFSVTQPIDGQAATGGNGTTVGFALASPEQVDQFHATALAHGGVAIEDPPGWRGGPAGLYLCYFRDPDGHKICGLHRPAKPQ, from the coding sequence ATGTTCAGCCACATCATGATCGGCACCAACGATCTCGAAAAGTCCCGCAGCTTCTACGACGCCGTCCTGGCCGTCCTGGGCGCCAAGCCCGGCGTGCTGGACCGCCATCGTGTGTTCTGGCGCGCCAACGGCGGCACCTTCAGCGTCACCCAGCCCATCGACGGCCAGGCCGCGACCGGCGGCAACGGCACGACCGTCGGTTTCGCGCTGGCCAGCCCCGAGCAGGTCGACCAGTTTCACGCCACCGCCCTGGCCCACGGCGGCGTGGCCATCGAAGACCCGCCCGGCTGGCGCGGCGGCCCGGCGGGGCTGTACCTGTGCTACTTCCGCGACCCGGACGGCCACAAGATCTGCGGCCTGCACCGCCCGGCCAAGCCGCAGTAA
- the clpA gene encoding ATP-dependent Clp protease ATP-binding subunit ClpA: protein MIAQELEVSLHMAFVEARQQRHEFITVEHLLLALLDNPSAAEVLRACSANIDDLRSSLTNFIKDNTPQVAGTDDVDTQPTLGFQRVIQRAIMHVQSTGNGKKEVTGANVLVAIFGEKDSHAVYYLHQQGVTRLDVVNFIAHGIRKSDPPDQPKPAEGQPGASGEAEEATEKNEKQSPLEQFTVNLNQNAKDGKIDPLIGREYEVERTIQILCRRRKNNPLLVGEAGVGKTAIAEGLAWRITEGSVPEILAEATVYSLDMGALLAGTKYRGDFEQRLKGVLKSLKDKPNAILFIDEIHTLIGAGAASGGTLDASNLLKPALSSGQLKCIGATTFTEYRGIFEKDAALSRRFQKVDVVEPTVPETIEILKGLKSRFEEHHSVRYATAALQAAAELSAKYITDRHLPDKAIDVIDEAGAAQRIALASKRKKTIGKHEIEEIVAKIARIPPASVSNDDRSKLQTLERDLKSVVFGQDKALEVLAASVKMARSGLGKGDKPIGSFLFSGPTGVGKTEAAKQLAYIMGVELIRFDMSEYMERHAVSRLIGAPPGYVGFDQGGLLTEAISKKPHCVLLLDEIEKAHPDIFNVLLQVMDHGTLTDNNGRKADFRNVIIIMTTNAGAETLNKSTIGFTTQRQAGDEMADIKRLFTPEFRNRLDAIVSFKPLDEQVILRVVDKFLLQLEQQLAEKKVEVTFTDQLRKFLAKKGFDPLMGARPMQRLIQETIRKALADELLFGRLTEGGRLTVDLDDKDEVTLDITPLPKRERSRGAEPAEPEEEVAAD from the coding sequence ATGATTGCCCAGGAACTGGAAGTCAGCCTCCACATGGCATTTGTCGAGGCCCGTCAGCAGCGCCACGAATTCATCACGGTCGAGCACCTGCTGCTGGCCCTGCTGGACAACCCCAGCGCGGCAGAGGTCTTGCGTGCCTGCTCGGCCAACATCGACGACCTGCGCTCGTCGCTCACCAATTTCATCAAGGACAACACGCCCCAGGTCGCCGGCACCGACGACGTGGACACCCAGCCCACGCTGGGTTTCCAGCGCGTCATCCAGCGTGCCATCATGCACGTGCAGTCCACCGGCAACGGCAAGAAGGAAGTCACTGGCGCCAACGTGCTGGTCGCCATCTTTGGCGAGAAGGACTCGCACGCCGTGTACTACCTGCACCAGCAGGGCGTGACGCGCCTGGACGTCGTCAACTTCATCGCGCACGGCATCCGCAAGAGCGACCCGCCCGACCAGCCTAAGCCGGCCGAAGGCCAGCCCGGCGCCAGCGGTGAGGCCGAGGAGGCCACCGAAAAGAACGAGAAGCAGTCGCCGCTGGAGCAGTTCACCGTCAACCTGAACCAGAACGCCAAGGACGGCAAGATCGACCCGCTGATCGGCCGCGAATACGAGGTCGAGCGCACCATCCAGATCCTGTGCCGCCGCCGCAAGAACAACCCGCTGCTGGTGGGTGAGGCCGGCGTGGGCAAGACGGCCATTGCCGAAGGCCTGGCCTGGCGCATCACCGAAGGCTCGGTGCCCGAGATTCTGGCCGAGGCCACGGTGTATTCGCTCGACATGGGCGCGCTGCTGGCGGGCACCAAGTACCGCGGCGACTTTGAGCAGCGCCTGAAGGGCGTGCTGAAAAGCCTCAAGGACAAGCCCAACGCCATCCTGTTCATCGACGAGATCCACACCCTGATCGGCGCCGGCGCGGCGTCGGGCGGCACGCTGGACGCGTCCAACCTGCTCAAGCCCGCGCTGTCGAGCGGCCAGCTCAAGTGCATCGGCGCGACCACGTTCACCGAATACCGCGGCATCTTCGAGAAGGACGCGGCGCTGTCGCGGCGCTTCCAGAAGGTCGACGTGGTCGAACCTACGGTGCCCGAGACGATCGAGATCCTCAAGGGGCTCAAGAGCCGCTTCGAGGAGCACCACAGTGTGAGGTACGCCACGGCTGCGCTGCAGGCCGCGGCCGAGCTGTCGGCCAAGTACATCACCGACCGGCATCTGCCCGACAAGGCCATCGACGTGATCGACGAGGCCGGCGCGGCGCAGCGCATCGCCTTGGCCAGCAAGCGCAAGAAGACCATCGGCAAACACGAGATCGAGGAGATCGTCGCCAAGATCGCCCGCATCCCGCCGGCCAGCGTCAGCAACGACGACCGCAGCAAGCTGCAGACGCTGGAGCGCGACCTCAAGTCGGTCGTGTTCGGGCAGGACAAGGCGCTCGAAGTGCTGGCCGCCAGCGTGAAGATGGCGCGCTCGGGTCTGGGCAAGGGCGACAAGCCGATTGGCAGCTTCCTGTTCAGCGGACCCACCGGCGTCGGCAAGACCGAAGCGGCCAAGCAGCTCGCCTACATCATGGGCGTCGAGCTGATCCGCTTCGACATGTCGGAATACATGGAGCGCCACGCCGTCAGCCGCCTGATCGGCGCGCCTCCCGGCTATGTCGGCTTCGACCAGGGCGGCCTGCTGACCGAGGCCATCAGCAAGAAGCCGCACTGCGTGCTGCTGCTCGACGAAATCGAGAAGGCGCACCCCGACATCTTCAACGTGCTGCTGCAGGTGATGGACCACGGCACGCTGACGGACAACAACGGGCGCAAGGCCGACTTCCGCAACGTCATCATCATCATGACGACCAACGCGGGCGCCGAGACGCTGAACAAGAGCACCATCGGCTTCACTACGCAGCGTCAGGCGGGCGACGAGATGGCCGACATCAAGCGCCTGTTCACGCCCGAGTTCCGCAACCGGCTGGACGCCATCGTCAGCTTCAAGCCGCTCGACGAGCAGGTCATCCTGCGCGTGGTCGACAAGTTCCTGCTGCAACTGGAGCAGCAACTGGCCGAGAAGAAGGTTGAGGTCACCTTCACCGACCAGCTGCGCAAGTTCCTGGCCAAGAAGGGCTTCGATCCGCTGATGGGCGCGCGCCCGATGCAGCGCCTGATCCAGGAGACCATCCGCAAGGCGCTGGCCGACGAGCTGCTGTTTGGCCGCCTGACCGAAGGCGGTCGCCTGACGGTGGACCTGGACGACAAGGACGAGGTGACGCTCGACATCACCCCGCTGCCCAAGCGCGAGCGCAGCCGCGGCGCCGAACCGGCCGAGCCGGAAGAGGAAGTCGCCGCGGACTGA